One window from the genome of Echinicola vietnamensis DSM 17526 encodes:
- a CDS encoding CPBP family intramembrane glutamic endopeptidase yields MNNTSTIILACLIGAIYPIYIVATHQKANNNIRQNEKYRLIDYQKTLFIFWGLTLLILFNFIAYKQPDLNFKPTLSLINLGLMILILGFAYFQYRASKITPNDTNPIIEKLKDVYHYLPKSDKELKWFMFLSISAGICEEIIFRLFLFEFLKESVNLIIAFTVTNLIFAVTHIGSGKNNLLSSFILGLLFSAIYYFTDNIWIAIILHISIDVNAGILGYRVNKLTKNKMK; encoded by the coding sequence ATGAATAATACATCAACGATAATATTAGCATGTTTGATTGGAGCAATTTACCCGATTTATATTGTCGCTACGCATCAAAAAGCAAACAATAATATCAGACAGAATGAGAAATATCGTCTAATTGACTACCAAAAGACTTTATTCATATTTTGGGGTTTAACACTTTTGATTTTATTCAACTTTATCGCCTACAAACAACCTGACTTAAATTTTAAACCAACATTGTCCTTAATAAATCTTGGACTGATGATTTTAATTTTGGGTTTTGCTTATTTTCAATACAGAGCAAGCAAAATAACCCCAAATGACACCAATCCTATTATAGAAAAACTGAAAGATGTTTATCATTATTTACCAAAATCCGACAAAGAGCTAAAATGGTTTATGTTTCTTTCTATTAGTGCAGGAATATGCGAAGAAATAATTTTCCGATTGTTTCTTTTTGAATTTTTGAAAGAGAGCGTAAACCTAATAATTGCATTTACAGTAACGAATTTAATATTTGCTGTTACACACATTGGAAGCGGAAAAAACAACTTACTTAGTTCATTTATTTTAGGTTTATTGTTTAGTGCTATCTACTATTTTACAGACAATATTTGGATTGCAATTATTTTACATATTTCTATTGACGTAAACGCAGGAATTTTGGGATATAGAGTAAACAAATTGACAAAAAATAAAATGAAATAA